From one Nonomuraea polychroma genomic stretch:
- a CDS encoding HXXEE domain-containing protein, which produces MTKRPEPYSATVMAMLAAAFCTWALLTLPIQGAVILVIASVLGWSGWMTFSYTRPVKSRKVIAIYLCAVGFQLIHMAEEYTGGFPHEIVELFDSPRDWPEKEFLLVFVFGFGALYFFAGAGALYRIRVANFFLWWYALGAGLLNGIAHFVFPIIKGGYFPGLYTAGGHFIMSGLLIYFLIKENRQLKTEEQQAQSLVR; this is translated from the coding sequence ATGACCAAACGACCTGAACCCTACTCGGCGACCGTGATGGCGATGCTGGCCGCCGCCTTCTGCACCTGGGCACTGCTCACCCTCCCCATACAAGGTGCCGTCATCCTGGTGATCGCCAGCGTGCTGGGCTGGAGTGGGTGGATGACCTTCAGCTACACCCGCCCGGTGAAGTCCAGGAAAGTGATCGCCATCTACCTGTGCGCGGTGGGCTTCCAGCTCATCCACATGGCCGAGGAGTACACCGGCGGCTTCCCGCACGAGATCGTCGAGCTGTTCGACTCGCCACGGGACTGGCCGGAGAAGGAATTCCTGCTCGTCTTCGTCTTCGGCTTCGGCGCGCTCTACTTCTTCGCCGGCGCGGGCGCCCTCTACCGGATCCGGGTGGCCAACTTCTTCCTGTGGTGGTACGCCCTGGGCGCGGGCCTGCTCAACGGCATCGCCCACTTCGTCTTCCCGATCATCAAGGGCGGCTACTTCCCCGGCCTGTACACCGCCGGCGGCCACTTCATCATGAGCGGACTGCTGATCTACTTCCTCATCAAGGAGAACCGCCAGCTCAAGACCGAGGAGCAGCAGGCTCAGTCGCTGGTCAGATAG
- a CDS encoding AAA family ATPase: protein MIGRNAEIAFLQRMIAEAGSGRGGTVVVRGEAGIGKSALLEEAARTAGDDLLVLRITGVEAEAELPFATLHIWPSDLGDGRRAFRLGRGQVRPQQHHDDRDRRGCARGAHDGPGQAAGEHATTSSPAGRNAPSVSERSSRRTFAGWTACALTRSGAGTCETPAMTSVTSPVPKVCVTRRRTSVT, encoded by the coding sequence ATGATCGGCCGGAATGCGGAGATCGCCTTTCTGCAGAGGATGATCGCTGAGGCCGGCAGCGGCCGGGGCGGCACCGTTGTCGTGCGTGGAGAGGCGGGCATCGGCAAATCGGCGCTGCTGGAGGAGGCCGCGCGTACGGCTGGAGATGATCTGCTGGTGCTGCGGATCACCGGCGTCGAGGCCGAGGCGGAGCTGCCCTTCGCGACCCTGCACATATGGCCGTCCGACCTCGGCGATGGGCGCCGCGCCTTCCGGCTGGGCCGCGGGCAGGTACGGCCGCAGCAGCATCACGACGACCGCGACCGCCGCGGATGCGCTCGCGGCGCCCACGACGGGCCTGGACAGGCGGCCGGTGAGCACGCCACCACCAGCAGCCCGGCCGGCAGGAACGCGCCGTCGGTCAGCGAACGCAGCTCCAGGCGCACGTTCGCGGGATGGACGGCCTGCGCGCTCACCCGCAGCGGTGCCGGCACCTGCGAGACCCCGGCGATGACGAGTGTGACCTCGCCCGTCCCGAAGGTCTGTGTCACCCGACGGCGCACATCAGTCACGTGA
- a CDS encoding FAD-dependent monooxygenase — MIAEHTTDVLVVGAGPTGLLLAGDLAEAGLSVTLLEARPHKISNLSRALVVHARVLEQFDARGIADEVVKLGHPINRLQLFERGQLNPSRLPSRYPFVLFIPQYEVERVLERRARAAGVTFAYDTKVVGLEQDPNGVTARAVPGKDADPNGPSTTYHASYLVGTDGVHSSIRQAIGLPFPGKSILSSLILADLKLEQAPDQPFTVNAVPDGFALLTEMGDGFHRLTGWNRHHQLPDDAPLDVEEIKELLRLNFGTDYRITEVRWKSRFHSDERQAPAYRVGRVFLAGDAAHVHSPAGAMGMNTGLQDAANLSWKLVAVLRDGADDHLLDTYQTERHAVGKIVLRMSGMLVRAALLHGSAARLLRATAGTILSNVRPLADKAASMISGIGIAYKAPRGAHKLTGRRAPDLQLAEGRLNELQRGGRFVLITPAGQHADAPVPDQVVRAHWTGDRRTTALVRPDGYFCWATDKPNAEAALQAALTTWAGPPPSLRASRRR; from the coding sequence ATGATCGCCGAACACACCACCGATGTGCTGGTCGTGGGCGCAGGCCCGACCGGGCTGCTGCTCGCCGGCGACCTCGCCGAAGCAGGCCTGTCCGTCACTCTCCTCGAGGCCCGCCCCCACAAGATCAGCAACCTGTCCCGGGCCTTGGTCGTCCACGCCCGCGTGCTGGAGCAGTTCGACGCCCGCGGGATCGCGGACGAGGTCGTCAAGCTCGGGCACCCCATCAACCGGCTGCAGCTGTTCGAGCGGGGACAGCTCAATCCCTCCCGCCTCCCCAGCCGCTACCCGTTCGTCCTGTTCATCCCGCAGTACGAGGTCGAGCGCGTGCTGGAACGGCGAGCCCGCGCGGCCGGCGTCACCTTCGCCTACGACACCAAGGTCGTCGGCTTGGAGCAGGACCCGAACGGTGTCACGGCCCGCGCGGTCCCCGGCAAGGACGCGGATCCGAACGGCCCGTCCACCACCTACCACGCCTCCTACCTCGTCGGGACAGACGGCGTGCACAGCTCCATCCGGCAGGCGATCGGCCTGCCCTTCCCCGGCAAGTCGATTCTGAGCTCGCTGATCCTGGCCGACCTCAAGCTCGAGCAGGCGCCGGATCAGCCGTTCACGGTGAACGCCGTCCCCGACGGGTTCGCGTTGCTCACCGAAATGGGCGACGGCTTCCACCGGCTCACCGGATGGAACCGGCACCACCAGCTGCCCGACGACGCGCCACTGGACGTCGAAGAAATCAAGGAACTGCTGAGGCTCAACTTCGGCACCGACTACCGCATCACCGAAGTCCGCTGGAAGTCTCGCTTCCACAGCGACGAACGGCAGGCGCCCGCCTACCGCGTCGGCCGGGTCTTCCTGGCCGGCGACGCCGCGCACGTGCATTCCCCGGCAGGCGCCATGGGCATGAACACCGGCCTGCAAGACGCCGCCAACCTCAGCTGGAAACTCGTGGCCGTACTGCGCGACGGAGCAGACGACCACCTCCTGGACACCTACCAAACCGAACGGCACGCCGTAGGCAAGATCGTGCTACGGATGAGCGGAATGCTGGTACGCGCAGCACTGCTGCACGGGTCCGCCGCCCGGCTGCTCCGCGCCACCGCCGGAACCATCCTCAGCAACGTCCGCCCACTCGCCGACAAAGCAGCCTCCATGATCTCCGGCATCGGCATCGCCTACAAAGCCCCGCGCGGCGCCCACAAGCTCACCGGACGACGCGCCCCCGACCTGCAGCTTGCGGAAGGACGGCTCAACGAGCTGCAGCGCGGCGGCAGGTTCGTGCTGATCACTCCCGCCGGGCAGCACGCGGACGCGCCCGTTCCCGACCAGGTCGTACGCGCCCACTGGACCGGCGACCGCCGCACCACAGCCCTCGTCCGCCCCGACGGCTACTTCTGCTGGGCAACAGACAAGCCGAACGCCGAGGCCGCGCTCCAAGCCGCACTGACCACCTGGGCGGGCCCTCCCCCCAGCCTGCGTGCATCCCGCCGGCGGTAG
- a CDS encoding ATP-binding protein codes for MLYGRQAEQSVIGELLEGRCGALVVRGEAGIGKSALLECAAANARVRVLRVSGVESEADLPFAALHLLLRPVVDHIEALPPQQAEALRGALGLGGATRGDRFLVGLATLSLLVELSATGPVVCLVDDAQWLDGESADALLFAARRLHDEPVVVLFAAREGEFPTRGLPELRLSKLDIKAAQKLLAEQAADLPPVVRDQLVAEAGGNPLALVELPRMLTPEQRKGAFVPLSFSLGTAQPVTDRVLTGFRDRIAALPDATRSCLLVAALDHHDELDVLARAVGLLGASLADFAEAERAGLVRVGLGGVAFHHPLVRTAVLLVCDIAARMAAHRSLAETVGDDRRAWHLAAVTLQPDEEVAGRMESLALRARQRGGQTTVSAAYARAAELSADPAEAARRWTAAAEAAAEAGLWQRARELVDRARRLGAESALHGLAQVRAKLEIEAGRPLEGVRLLLEGAEAIDDLPAKLSLLSLAGFYTWASASHPDQLALARRTEELCPDGDGLAAVVRTFTHAFRLILEGDAVTTLTYRMPDRAERIPFELRFIIAYQSIVRADIEGMLNDSAQIVEECRAEGRLGRMPQAMTIFTIAQLLSGHHRSARSAVAAGLALAADVGQPQWGSYLAGVHAWLSAIAGAEEECVAMAAQAIRDAGHRRWMPGACWAEFALVALDFGLGRYDAVLDRVDRAMSGPTRHAFLWRYSWPDYIEAAVRVGDPRRARDHLRRYTEWAEATGRSRPLAVLHRVRALLATDSAAVGLYERALALHAEGEQPFDEARTRLAYGERLRRTRRRAEARGQLQAAMEAFDRLGAVPWSDRAAAELRATGISLPDRSRAGDPLDVLTPQELQVVRLAVTGASNREIGAQLFLSPRTVASHLYKAFPKLGVSSRAELARLELA; via the coding sequence ATGTTGTACGGGCGTCAGGCGGAGCAGTCGGTCATCGGCGAGTTGCTGGAGGGCCGGTGCGGCGCTCTGGTGGTGCGCGGCGAGGCGGGCATCGGCAAGTCGGCCCTTCTGGAGTGCGCCGCGGCGAACGCGCGGGTGCGGGTGCTGCGGGTGTCCGGGGTCGAGTCCGAGGCGGATCTGCCGTTCGCTGCCTTGCACCTGCTGCTGCGCCCGGTCGTCGATCACATCGAGGCGCTTCCGCCGCAGCAGGCGGAGGCGTTACGTGGCGCGCTCGGCCTCGGCGGCGCCACCCGGGGAGACCGCTTCCTTGTCGGGCTGGCGACGCTCAGCCTGCTTGTGGAGCTGTCGGCGACAGGCCCGGTAGTGTGCCTGGTCGACGACGCGCAGTGGCTGGACGGTGAGTCGGCCGACGCGCTGCTGTTCGCCGCACGCCGCCTGCATGACGAGCCCGTCGTCGTCCTGTTCGCCGCGCGTGAGGGCGAGTTCCCCACGCGGGGTCTGCCCGAGCTGCGGCTGAGCAAGCTGGACATCAAGGCCGCTCAGAAGCTTCTCGCCGAGCAGGCGGCGGATCTGCCGCCTGTCGTACGCGACCAGCTGGTGGCCGAAGCCGGGGGCAACCCGCTGGCGCTGGTCGAGCTGCCCCGCATGCTCACCCCGGAGCAGCGCAAGGGCGCCTTCGTCCCGCTTTCCTTCTCCCTCGGTACAGCGCAGCCGGTGACCGACAGGGTGCTGACCGGTTTCCGCGACCGGATCGCGGCGCTGCCCGACGCCACCCGCTCCTGCTTGCTGGTGGCGGCCCTCGATCACCACGACGAGCTCGACGTGCTCGCGCGCGCCGTCGGCCTGCTCGGAGCATCGCTGGCCGACTTCGCCGAAGCCGAGCGAGCCGGCCTGGTCCGGGTGGGCTTAGGGGGCGTGGCCTTCCATCACCCGCTGGTGCGTACCGCTGTGCTGCTGGTCTGTGACATCGCCGCCCGGATGGCCGCGCACCGGTCGCTGGCCGAGACCGTCGGCGACGACCGGCGAGCCTGGCACCTGGCGGCCGTCACCCTGCAGCCCGACGAGGAGGTGGCCGGGAGGATGGAGAGCCTGGCGCTGCGCGCCCGGCAGCGCGGTGGGCAGACGACGGTGTCGGCGGCCTACGCACGCGCGGCAGAGCTGTCCGCCGATCCTGCCGAGGCCGCACGCAGGTGGACGGCCGCAGCCGAGGCGGCGGCCGAGGCAGGCCTGTGGCAGCGTGCTCGTGAGCTGGTCGACAGGGCGCGGCGCCTGGGAGCCGAGTCTGCGCTGCACGGCCTGGCCCAGGTGAGAGCGAAGCTGGAAATCGAGGCGGGCCGGCCTCTGGAGGGCGTCCGCCTGCTGCTCGAGGGCGCCGAGGCGATCGATGACCTGCCCGCCAAGCTCTCGCTGCTCAGCCTGGCGGGCTTCTACACCTGGGCCAGCGCGTCCCACCCCGACCAGCTCGCGCTGGCCCGCCGTACCGAGGAACTGTGCCCGGACGGCGACGGGCTGGCCGCTGTGGTGCGCACGTTCACCCACGCCTTCCGCCTGATCCTCGAGGGTGACGCCGTGACCACGCTCACCTACCGGATGCCGGACCGGGCCGAGCGCATACCGTTCGAGCTGCGCTTCATCATCGCCTACCAGAGCATCGTCCGCGCCGACATCGAGGGCATGCTGAATGACTCAGCCCAGATCGTCGAGGAGTGCCGGGCCGAGGGACGTCTGGGCCGCATGCCCCAGGCCATGACGATCTTCACCATCGCGCAGCTCCTCAGCGGACACCACCGGTCCGCACGGTCCGCGGTGGCCGCGGGTCTGGCCCTGGCCGCCGACGTCGGCCAGCCGCAGTGGGGCAGCTACCTGGCGGGTGTGCACGCCTGGCTGTCCGCGATCGCCGGGGCGGAGGAGGAATGTGTGGCGATGGCCGCGCAAGCCATCCGGGACGCCGGCCACCGCAGGTGGATGCCGGGAGCGTGCTGGGCCGAGTTCGCCCTCGTGGCTCTGGACTTCGGGCTGGGCCGCTACGACGCGGTGCTCGACCGGGTGGATCGGGCCATGTCCGGTCCCACGCGCCATGCCTTCCTGTGGCGGTATTCCTGGCCGGACTACATCGAGGCCGCCGTACGGGTCGGAGATCCGCGGCGTGCCCGGGACCATCTGCGCCGCTACACGGAGTGGGCCGAGGCCACCGGCCGGTCCAGGCCGCTTGCCGTACTGCATCGGGTCCGTGCGCTGCTGGCCACGGACAGCGCGGCCGTGGGCCTGTACGAGCGGGCGCTGGCCCTGCACGCCGAGGGCGAGCAGCCCTTCGACGAGGCACGCACCCGCCTGGCCTATGGAGAGCGGCTGCGCCGAACCAGGCGGCGCGCCGAGGCGCGCGGCCAGCTCCAGGCCGCCATGGAGGCCTTCGACCGGCTCGGCGCGGTTCCGTGGTCTGACCGTGCGGCCGCCGAGCTGCGCGCCACCGGGATCTCCCTGCCGGACCGCTCCCGTGCCGGAGATCCACTGGACGTGCTGACACCGCAGGAGCTCCAGGTGGTACGGCTGGCCGTCACCGGCGCATCCAACCGCGAGATCGGCGCGCAACTCTTCCTGAGCCCGCGCACGGTCGCTTCCCACCTGTACAAGGCCTTTCCCAAGCTAGGGGTCTCCTCGCGCGCCGAGCTGGCCAGGCTGGAGCTGGCGTAG